In Aspergillus nidulans FGSC A4 chromosome II, the genomic stretch CGGCTTGGAAGGCTTCGAAAGCTCCTGGGGCTTCTGGGATGTCGACTGTCCCCGTAGCCCTTTGTTTGCAGATGGCCTGGGCTGGGGTGGCTGAGTGGGAGGTTCGAGTGGCTTCGGCTTGTGTGGTGGGCGAGTCGCCCTTGGTGGCTTCGGAGGTTGTCCCGCTGCCGCGTCTTCCTGAaccctcttcaccttcttGGATATTGTGGGCTGCGGCGTCTTTGTCTTTTTATTCTTCGGTAGAGGCGGCGGTTTTGGATTTGAGGAGCTAGAAACCCCGGTAGGGAGAGGCGCCGGTACTTTCGAATTATTCATTGGAATTGACAACACGGCTGATGAGGTCTGGGAGTGTCCGGGTCGCTGTGGCCTCGGTGGCTGCTTGATAGGAGTGTTGAACGGGGCGTAGGAGACCTGATTCGAGTGCATAACCTGCGGGGGGTGTGGAATTAGACCAGAGGGAGAAGGTTGAGTAGTTGCCGAGTACTTGGGTCCCCAGGATGTTGGAGTCGTACGTAGAGTTGTTGATGCGTTGTCTGTAAGACTCTGGGGAGGCAAACAACGTTTTGCATCCGGCAGCCCCTCTCCAACATCTATATTTTGTGGTTGTAATTGTGCCTTCGAAACACCACCGGGTATTTCCCCAGGCATCTTGGGTTGGATAACCTGCGACTGATGAGACATCCCCTGCTCTGGCAGCCTTTGTCCGACCATGCCAGGTGCAGAATAATGCGCAGTATATGCATTTGATTTATCTGGCAAAGGCTGTGGCTGCTTCGAGATAAAACCCATTGAATGACTTGAAGCAGTAGACGGCGATCTAGCAGATTGTTGTGCCGATGTAACGGGAGTCGTTGCGTTTCCAGTGGGAAGGATTGCTTCTATCCTGTCGATGGCCACTTGGGAAGATGCTGGCATAAAGCCATCAAAATTGCTCGAGGTCATGGACAATGACCTGACAGATGGAGCGGGTGTATTTCCTGGCGGCGACCTGCCGGGATTTGAACCCACTGGACGCATCGGAATCTTGAGCTGATCAGGACCTGCTGGTTGAGAGGGCGGAACGAGGGCAACAGACGAGGCCGAAAACGTTGCTGGTGCTTGAAAACTGGGCAAGTTTGGTTTTTTTGGCTGTTGGAATACATCTTTCTGTGACGCATTGACCGCACATGACGGGTTATCCATCTGCAATGGCAGGATGCGAGGGAGCGATATTCTTTGATACTCGGGGCTGCTAGGGCCTGCGTCTTCGCGGTACGTTAACAACGACATCCATTTGATAGTTATGGTCGTATCTTACCCTGCTGATAGTGGTCATCTCGTGATCCTAAAGTTGGCTGTTCGTACCCAAGCTCAGGAATTACTTTAGGGTCGAGTTCTCTCGCCTTGCGTGCAGCATTCCGGACCTTCTTAATCGCAGAGACAATAAACTTGTAGTTGTCGCACTCCCTGTCTGAGAATGTAGCAAGCGAGTGATGATTGCAGCCAGACATCATACGGAGATTCTCCAATTTCAAACCCACGGCTGCGGAATACTCGTTCAGCGTCTGTTGCAATTAGTATATTCATTCCGTTAGGACCAGGGAAGATTTACAGGCTGATTATGTGGCACCACGGGGAATTCTTCGTAGCAGGAGTAGACCTTGATTTTCATCCTGGAGGCAATCCGCTTGAAATCCCGGGGAATGGCTTGCAGAATGTCCGCATTGCTCTCCAGCCACCTAATCATAGTCGTCGAGATCCCATTCTCAGTCATAATACTGTCGGTTGCGGAGTCGATTAACAAAGCCGAAAATGGGACCTCGAGTGGTGCGCTCTGGGGTGAGCTCAGGAAAATTACCCCCCTGACGCAGCCCTCAAGATTTGGGTACAATGAGGGGCAGCTAAGTGCGCGATTCAGTGCCTAGAATTGTCATTGAAGGTTCGTTTTTTTTACCGGCCATGGAATAGATTTGGAAAGCACGAGAACATACGCATTCAACAACGAAGCTACCAAAACCATGGCAGATAAACACAAGAGGACGGTCAAGCGGAACTTGGGCTCGAGCAGCCGTGATTTTCAAAAGCATATCCATAGCCGCATCAGTCAACTTGTGGTCAGCTCCTGAAAAGACTGCAAGCGCATTGTAGCTGAATGTGAACACCCTGACACCTTTCACATCCCTCGGGAGCAGCTTCTTTAGCCACAGGGAGCCATCAGCTATTTTCCATGCATCAATGTTGGCAGCCGGACGCAGACCATGAACGGCCACAATGTCgattgcttttgcttcatCGTGCTTTTCGGGTTTTGGGTCTTTGGCTACACACAGCAGGCTAGGCTGGTGAGTCTCCACGGGAATTGAGCCGGGATTGGTCGCCATAATTAGACCGAAATGAATATGCAGGATATGCTTGGAGACTTTCAACAGACGTGCGTGGCATGAATAGCAGTGTCCTTGGGGAAACGGAGCGCCTGCAACCAACGCATGTAGAGATAGTAGATGCTTTAAATTTCAGACTCCATGCGCTGTACAGATATAAATGAGGTCTGGATTGTGATGAAGGGGCTCGGGAGAGGGCTTATCGACCCGTGCTGATGAAACAGTGGTTTCCgccccagcagccttgcAAAGCCCGAGCAACAACGTAGAGTTTCTCTCTGGGAGGGCCGAAATACTCAAGAAGCTTTGGAACCTTGTCGATAATAGGCAACAATTGGAGGAAGAACAGCCTTTGGCGCTGCGTCTGGCGCCAGTGCAAATACACCAGCCTAAAAATAAAGTCTTCCATGACACACAGTGCACCATTAACTGGTATCCCCGGGCTGTGTCTGACATGATGTTCGAAATAATTTCGCATTGCTTGCCAGCACTACCGTCTCAATGAAACGGTGCCATTCGTTACCAGGTTGTGTCTCAGCCTTTCAGTCTAGCAGTGGTCCCACCGTCAATTCAATGCGCTCAGCCCAGC encodes the following:
- a CDS encoding uncharacterized protein (transcript_id=CADANIAT00005195), which produces MATNPGSIPVETHQPSLLCVAKDPKPEKHDEAKAIDIVAVHGLRPAANIDAWKIADGSLWLKKLLPRDVKGVRVFTFSYNALAVFSGADHKLTDAAMDMLLKITAARAQVPLDRPLVFICHGFGSFVVECALNRALSCPSLYPNLEGCVRGVIFLSSPQSAPLEVPFSALLIDSATDSIMTENGISTTMIRWLESNADILQAIPRDFKRIASRMKIKVYSCYEEFPVVPHNQPTLNEYSAAVGLKLENLRMMSGCNHHSLATFSDRECDNYKFIVSAIKKVRNAARKARELDPKVIPELGYEQPTLGSRDDHYQQGPSSPEYQRISLPRILPLQMDNPSCAVNASQKDVFQQPKKPNLPSFQAPATFSASSVALVPPSQPAGPDQLKIPMRPVGSNPGRSPPGNTPAPSVRSLSMTSSNFDGFMPASSQVAIDRIEAILPTGNATTPVTSAQQSARSPSTASSHSMGFISKQPQPLPDKSNAYTAHYSAPGMVGQRLPEQGMSHQSQVIQPKMPGEIPGGVSKAQLQPQNIDVGEGLPDAKRCLPPQSLTDNASTTLRTTPTSWGPKYSATTQPSPSGLIPHPPQVMHSNQVSYAPFNTPIKQPPRPQRPGHSQTSSAVLSIPMNNSKVPAPLPTGVSSSSNPKPPPLPKNKKTKTPQPTISKKVKRVQEDAAAGQPPKPPRATRPPHKPKPLEPPTQPPQPRPSANKGLRGQSTSQKPQELSKPSKPQKPPKLLASAPMHIISPGKRTSGPSPLHPPSLDRQVGPVPREKPGLFRKLFSSSQSDRSSGASAGAMHNTSPGVSGQYKPYRPGPSQTSVSVPQRPLAGSTGYRPTGRTFLPQQPHRPQQPHMLFGGGGLGNGHANTQHPVHGQSQGLFHAPFHGHGHGPTHHHGPGAPVPHVQQHGSQGDPTRLSGVGTLGKVGAGALGGAALGGLGVIGAMHAHHGSEHEGSSDPEGSDPEGSDPESSAPEEGSDPEENSNPESSDPEDGEESDCDEDEDGENGDEDDDDDEDDDDEDDDDDDDDEDDDDNEDDDNEDDDNEDDDNEDDDDEDDDDEDDDDEDDDDNEDDDSEDDDEDDDEDDDEDDDEDDDEDDDEDDDEDDDDEDDDDADAYSNDEDDYYYS